A section of the Amycolatopsis sp. AA4 genome encodes:
- the rsgA gene encoding ribosome small subunit-dependent GTPase A, translating to MGRGDWRRLDESDVRVRPGKGTRPRSKRRPEHADAVTAMVIGKDRGRWTCAIDADPDRVVMAMRAREMGRVSVVVGDLVALVGDVSGRPDTLARIVRVDERTSVLRRTADDTDPYERVVVANAAQLLIVTSLADPPPRPGFIDRCLVACYAGGLEPVLCLTKADLASPDSLLSGYAGLDVPAIVSRHDEEPEGLRERLAGRITALVGHSGVGKSTLVNRLVPAAELATGDVSSVGKGRHTSVAAVALPLAGGGWVVDTPGVRSFGLAHVTADDIVNAFEEFAEAAEECPPNCGHLGPPEDPDCALDDVVADGNAGAERLASLRRLLVSRAGGGDARTES from the coding sequence TTGGGGCGAGGCGACTGGAGGCGGCTGGACGAATCCGACGTGCGGGTGCGTCCCGGCAAGGGCACCAGGCCACGCAGCAAGCGCAGGCCCGAGCACGCCGACGCGGTCACCGCGATGGTGATCGGCAAGGACCGCGGCCGCTGGACGTGTGCGATCGACGCCGACCCGGACCGCGTCGTGATGGCCATGCGGGCCCGCGAAATGGGCCGCGTCTCGGTGGTCGTCGGGGACCTGGTCGCGCTGGTCGGCGACGTGTCCGGGCGGCCGGACACGCTCGCCCGGATCGTCCGCGTCGACGAGCGCACCAGCGTGCTGCGCCGCACCGCCGACGACACCGACCCGTACGAACGCGTGGTCGTCGCCAACGCCGCGCAGCTGCTGATCGTCACCTCGCTGGCCGATCCCCCGCCCCGGCCCGGATTCATCGACCGCTGCCTCGTCGCGTGCTACGCGGGCGGCTTGGAACCCGTGCTGTGCCTGACGAAAGCCGACCTCGCCAGCCCGGATTCGCTGTTATCCGGCTACGCGGGCCTGGACGTTCCGGCCATCGTCTCCCGGCACGACGAGGAACCCGAGGGCCTGCGCGAACGCCTCGCCGGCCGGATCACCGCCCTCGTCGGACACTCCGGAGTCGGCAAGTCGACATTGGTCAACCGCCTGGTGCCCGCCGCCGAACTCGCGACCGGCGACGTCAGCTCGGTCGGCAAGGGACGGCACACCTCGGTCGCCGCGGTGGCGTTGCCGCTGGCGGGCGGCGGCTGGGTGGTCGACACCCCCGGCGTCCGGTCGTTCGGGCTCGCGCACGTGACCGCGGACGACATCGTGAACGCCTTCGAGGAATTCGCCGAGGCCGCCGAGGAATGCCCGCCGAACTGCGGCCACCTCGGCCCGCCCGAGGACCCGGACTGCGCGCTGGACGACGTGGTCGCCGACGGCAACGCCGGAGCGGAACGGCTGGCGTCGCTGCGCCGGCTCCTGGTGTCGCGCGCGGGCGGCGGCGACGCGCGCACCGAATCGTGA